The genome window GCACGGTCACCCTGGTCCGCACCGGGGAAATGAACCTCTTCGCCGCGCTGTTCCTGCTGGCGCTCATGATCGCCGTCGTCGCCATCATCATCTATTTCGAGCGGGCGCACCGGCGGATCCCGGTGCAGTATGCCCGCAGAATCGTCGGGCGGAAGGTCTACGGCGGGCAGAGCACCCACCTGCCGTTAAAGGTGAACACGGCCGGCGTCATTCCGCCGATCTTCGCCTCCTCCATCCTGCTCTTCCCCGCGACGATCGCCAGTTTCATCAAGCATCCGATCACGCGGACGATCTCCGACGCACTGACGCCGGGCCGGGTCGGTTACGAAATGCTCTTCGTCGCCTTCATCATCTTCTTCTGCTACTTCTACACGGCGGTCACGTTCAATCCGGTCGACGTCGCGGACAACATGAAGAAGTACGGAGGCTTCGTCCCCGGGATCCGTCCCGGAAAGAAGACGGCGGAGTACATCGACAAGATCCTGACGCGGATCACGCTGGGCGGCGCGATCTACGTGTCCGTCATCTGCGTCCTGCCCAGCATCCTCATCGCCCGCTTCAACGTCCCCTTCTATTTCGGCGGAACAGGGCTCCTGATCGTGGTGGGGGTCGCGATGGACACGGTCCAGCAGATCGAGTCGCACCTGATCACGCGGCATTACGAGGGGTTCCTCAAGAAAGGCCAGATGAAGGGGAGGAGGGGATAAGCCGATGATGGGGATCATCCTTCTGGGCCCCCCCGGCGCGGGGAAGGGCACCCAGGCCAAGAAGTTGACCCAGGCGTTCGCCATCCCGCAGATCTCGACCGGGGACATGCTCCGGGCGGCGGTCAAGAACGGGACGGCGCTCGGCAAGCAGGCCAAGGCGTTCATGGACGCGGGCGGACTGGTCCCCGACGAGGTGGTCATCGGGATCGTCAAGGAGCGTCTCGCGGAGCCCGATTGCGGGGAAGGCTTCATTCTCGACGGATTTCCGCGAACGATCCCGCAGGCCGAGGCGCTCGACGGGGTGACGAAGGAACTGAAGAAGGAGATCCGCTTCGTCCTCTCGCTCGAAGTCGACCAGAACGACCTGATGGAGCGGCTGTGCGGACGCCGGACCTGCACCGGTTGCGGGGCGATGTACCACGTGAAGTTCAATCCTCCCAAGGCCGTGGGGAAGTGCGACAAGTGCGGAACGGCCCTGATCCAGCGGGACGACGACAAGGAAGAGACGATCAAGAACCGGTTGGCCAACTACAATAAGGCCACCGCTCCGCTGCTCGATTATTACAGGAACACGGGGAAAATCCGGTCCGTGATGGCATCCGGCGAGATCGACGCCATCTACGCCGAGATCGTGAAGATTCTTCGGTAGGGGATGATTCTCGTAAAGTCGCCTCGGGAAATCGAGGTGATGCGGCGCGCGGGCGCCGTCGTAGGCACGTTCTTTGAGGAAGTGAGGCCGTTGATTCTCCCCG of Deltaproteobacteria bacterium contains these proteins:
- the secY gene encoding preprotein translocase subunit SecY codes for the protein MLDGFQNITRVPELKRRILITGLLLIVYRIGIHVPTPGIDNLALKAVFDAQAGTLFGLIDMFSGGALARFSIFTLGIMPYISSSIILQLLTVVIPSLEKLSKEGELGRRKITQYTRYGTIVLSVIQGMGIAVGLESVTAGAGSVVYHPGWAFRIMTVITLTAGTAFLMWLGEQITERGIGNGISLIIFAGIVARFPSGLVRTVTLVRTGEMNLFAALFLLALMIAVVAIIIYFERAHRRIPVQYARRIVGRKVYGGQSTHLPLKVNTAGVIPPIFASSILLFPATIASFIKHPITRTISDALTPGRVGYEMLFVAFIIFFCYFYTAVTFNPVDVADNMKKYGGFVPGIRPGKKTAEYIDKILTRITLGGAIYVSVICVLPSILIARFNVPFYFGGTGLLIVVGVAMDTVQQIESHLITRHYEGFLKKGQMKGRRG
- a CDS encoding adenylate kinase, which codes for MGIILLGPPGAGKGTQAKKLTQAFAIPQISTGDMLRAAVKNGTALGKQAKAFMDAGGLVPDEVVIGIVKERLAEPDCGEGFILDGFPRTIPQAEALDGVTKELKKEIRFVLSLEVDQNDLMERLCGRRTCTGCGAMYHVKFNPPKAVGKCDKCGTALIQRDDDKEETIKNRLANYNKATAPLLDYYRNTGKIRSVMASGEIDAIYAEIVKILR